TCAAAAAGATAAAAAAGCTGAAATGGCCGATCCGGATTCAACAGGGGTGATGCCTGATAATCTGTTGCCCACTACAGCCCCAATTCTTCTTTTTGATGATCATTCAAAATCTGACAAGAAAAAAGCAGAGAAGAAAAAAATAAAAAAGAATATCTATTATGGCGAGCGGACTAAAAAAGGATACACCAAACAAACCGTAAGGGATCAGACACAATATCAAATTTTCAATTATACTACGCAAAACAGAGAATCTGATCCCTATATCAGAGATATTCATTGGTATGATGCAAGAGATAAAATAATCAGAACAAAAGAATTCGATCCTTCCAGAGGTTTTTTGTTACATGGCCCATATTCTAAGGAAATCGATGAGGTGGTTCTAGAAAAGGGCAATTTTTTCTTTGGCACCAAACACGGAACATGGTTGACATTTGACAACAAATCCATCCTTCTGGATAAACTGCACTATTCTGAAGGTTGGCCAAAAGACTCAAAAGTGACCTATTATAATCGGGAAGAAAGGAAGATTGAAAAATTGACACCTATTGAATATGAATTGATGGAGGGAAATTTTTTCCATTTTCATGAAACGGGACAGGTTGCCGTAACCGGAGAGTACCACTTTGGTGAAAAGGTGGGACTATGGACTGAATACTGGAATACAAAAAACAACAAAATCATCCGCAAAAGAGAAATTCAGTATCAAGAGATACCCTTCAGTAAAGATTTCAGACCTTATATACGGGCCGAATGGGACCCGGAAGGTAATCTGGTCTATAGAAAGGAAGGTTTAAGCTCCAATTAAAATCTATTTAGCCTATAATTTTTGTAGGTAATTGTTTTTATCTTCAATTCATTCTTATATTTGTCATGCTAATTATTGGTATGACACAAGAACAATTCAGTAAATACTCATTCCTTCTTGACCGAACTGCAAGACGCGTGAAACAGTACGCCCAACAAAAGTTTAAGCTTGGAGACTTTGACATTACTGTAGATCAATGGCTTATTTTGAAAAATCTTTCCGAAAATGACCTTTTGAGTCAAACAGAATTAGCCCAAATGGTATTTAAAGATCAACCTACCCTTACCAGAATCATTGACATATTGGTCAAAAAAGGATTTGTACAAAGAGTACCCCATCCTCTGGACAGAAGGAGTTTTCAATTGCTGTTGACCAATGAAGGGAAGTCCAAAGTAGAGGAACTAAAACCACAGATTGCTTCTATCCGGGAGAAGGCCTGGGAAAATCTTGATAAATCAGATTTTGAAGAATTCAAAAGGATTTTGAACACCATTTACAACAATCTTGAATAGATTTGTTGCTGAATAATAAAAATAGTTGCTATACTAATTATATTTGTACGAACATTTGAACCTATCATCGGTTAAACAATAAATATTCACATCATGATTACTACAGACATTTGTATCATTGGAGCAGGACCTGTGGGTTTATTTGCGGTTTTTGAAGCTGGATTGTTAAAAATGAGATGTCATCTTATCGATTACCTTCCTCAGGTAGGTGGGCAGTTATCCGAGATTTATCCGCAAAAACCCATCTATGATATTCCTGGCTATCCTGAAATAAAAGCACAGGAATTGGTAGACAATCTGATGAAACAGATCAAACCTTTCAAACCCACATTTTCTTTGGGAGAAAGAGTGGATCATCTTTCGAAGCAAACCGATGGATCTTATATAGTGACTACAAATGACAAAACTAAAGTACATGCACAAGTCATTGTAATCGCAGGGGGTTTGGGGGTTTTTGAACCGAGAAAGCCGGTTTTGGAAAACCTGGATCACTTTG
This window of the Aquiflexum balticum DSM 16537 genome carries:
- a CDS encoding toxin-antitoxin system YwqK family antitoxin, translated to MNSKNLLLLFLMTVSHAVFPQKDKKAEMADPDSTGVMPDNLLPTTAPILLFDDHSKSDKKKAEKKKIKKNIYYGERTKKGYTKQTVRDQTQYQIFNYTTQNRESDPYIRDIHWYDARDKIIRTKEFDPSRGFLLHGPYSKEIDEVVLEKGNFFFGTKHGTWLTFDNKSILLDKLHYSEGWPKDSKVTYYNREERKIEKLTPIEYELMEGNFFHFHETGQVAVTGEYHFGEKVGLWTEYWNTKNNKIIRKREIQYQEIPFSKDFRPYIRAEWDPEGNLVYRKEGLSSN
- a CDS encoding MarR family winged helix-turn-helix transcriptional regulator; the encoded protein is MTQEQFSKYSFLLDRTARRVKQYAQQKFKLGDFDITVDQWLILKNLSENDLLSQTELAQMVFKDQPTLTRIIDILVKKGFVQRVPHPLDRRSFQLLLTNEGKSKVEELKPQIASIREKAWENLDKSDFEEFKRILNTIYNNLE